One genomic window of Streptococcus mitis includes the following:
- the mraY gene encoding phospho-N-acetylmuramoyl-pentapeptide-transferase, whose translation MFISISAGIVTFLLTLVGIPAFIQFYRKAQITGQQMHEDVKQHQAKAGTPTMGGLVFLIASVLVAFFFALFSNQLSNNVGMILFILVLYGLIGFLDDFLKVFRKINEGLNPKQKLALQLLGGVIFYLFYERGGDMLSVFGYQVHLGIFYIVFALFWLVGFSNAVNLTDGIDGLASISVVISLSAYGVIAYVQGQMDILLVILAMIGGLLGFFVFNHKPAKVFMGDVGSLALGGMLAAISMALHQEWTLLIIGIIYVFETTSVMMQVGYFKMTGGKRIFRMTPVHHHFELGGLSGKGNPWSEWKVDFFFWGVGLLASLLTLAILYLM comes from the coding sequence ATGTTTATTTCTATCAGTGCTGGAATTGTGACATTTTTACTAACTTTAGTAGGAATTCCAGCCTTTATCCAATTTTATAGAAAGGCGCAAATTACAGGCCAGCAGATGCATGAGGATGTCAAACAGCACCAGGCAAAAGCTGGGACTCCTACAATGGGAGGTTTGGTTTTCTTAATTGCTTCTGTTTTAGTTGCTTTCTTTTTCGCCCTATTTAGTAATCAACTCAGCAATAATGTTGGTATGATTTTATTTATCTTGGTTCTTTATGGTTTAATCGGATTTTTAGATGACTTCCTCAAGGTCTTCCGTAAAATCAATGAGGGGCTAAATCCCAAGCAGAAATTGGCTCTTCAGCTTCTAGGTGGTGTCATTTTCTACCTTTTCTATGAGCGCGGTGGCGATATGCTTTCTGTCTTTGGTTACCAAGTGCATCTAGGAATTTTCTATATTGTCTTCGCTCTTTTCTGGCTAGTCGGTTTTTCAAACGCAGTAAACTTGACAGACGGTATTGACGGTCTGGCTAGTATTTCCGTTGTGATTAGTTTGTCTGCCTATGGAGTTATTGCCTATGTGCAAGGTCAGATGGATATTCTTCTGGTGATTCTTGCTATGATTGGTGGTTTGCTTGGTTTCTTTGTCTTTAACCATAAGCCTGCTAAGGTCTTTATGGGAGATGTGGGAAGTTTGGCTCTCGGTGGAATGCTGGCAGCTATCTCAATGGCCCTCCACCAAGAATGGACTCTATTGATTATTGGAATTATTTATGTCTTTGAAACAACTTCGGTCATGATGCAAGTCGGCTATTTCAAAATGACTGGTGGTAAACGTATTTTCCGTATGACGCCTGTGCATCACCATTTTGAGCTTGGAGGATTGTCTGGTAAAGGAAATCCTTGGAGCGAGTGGAAGGTTGATTTCTTCTTTTGGGGAGTGGGGCTTCTAGCAAGTCTCCTGACACTAGCAATTTTGTATTTGATGTAA
- the pbp2x gene encoding penicillin-binding protein PBP2X — MKWTEKITRFAIKNRKSPAKNRRIVGKYLSFVAVALFALFLANFAYIIAKGNIFGTDLVKEAKKVHQTTRTVPAKRGTIYDRNGVPIAEDATSYNVYAVIDKKYKSATGKILYVEDSQFNKVAEVFHKYLDMDEAYVKEQLAQPNLTQVSFGAKGNGITYANMMAIKKDLKDASVEGIDFTTSPNRSYPNGQFASSFIGLAQLHENEDGSKSLLGTSGLESSLNTILAGTDGIITYEKDRVGNIVPGTEQVAQQTVDGKDVYTTLSSPLQSFMETQMDAFLEKVKGKYMTATLVSAKTGEILATTQRPTFNADTKEGITKDFVWRDILYQSNYEPGSTMKVMTLAASIDNNTFPGREYFNSSELKIADATIRDWDVNEGLTGGGMMTFSQGFAHSSNIGMTLLEQKMGDATWLDYLNRFKFGVPTRFGLTDEYAGQLPADNIVNIAQSSFGQGISVTQTQMIRAFTAIANDGVMLEPKFITALYDPNNQTVRKSQKEIVGNPVSKDAASQTRTHMVLVGTDPRYGTMYNHSTGKATVNVPGQNVALKSGTAEIADEKNGGYLVGSTNNIFSVVAMNPAENPDFILYVTVQQPEHYSGIQLGEFANPILERASAMKESLNLQSPAKNLDKVTTESSYAMPSIKDISPGDLAEALRRNIVQPIVVGTGTKIKETSVEEGTNLAPNQQVLLLSDKVEEIPDMYGWKKETAETFAKWLDIELEFEGSGSVVQKQDVRTNTAIKNIKKIKLTLGD, encoded by the coding sequence ATGAAATGGACAGAAAAAATAACCCGATTTGCGATAAAAAATCGTAAATCTCCAGCAAAAAACCGTAGGATAGTTGGTAAGTACCTCAGCTTTGTAGCTGTTGCCCTTTTCGCCCTCTTTTTGGCCAATTTTGCGTATATTATCGCAAAAGGTAATATATTTGGTACTGACTTGGTAAAAGAGGCTAAAAAGGTTCACCAAACCACTCGAACAGTACCTGCCAAACGCGGGACGATCTATGACCGAAATGGAGTGCCTATCGCTGAAGATGCGACCTCTTATAACGTCTATGCTGTTATTGATAAAAAATACAAGTCAGCAACGGGTAAAATTCTTTATGTAGAGGATTCGCAGTTTAATAAGGTAGCTGAAGTCTTCCATAAGTATTTGGATATGGATGAAGCTTATGTGAAAGAGCAACTGGCTCAACCAAATCTGACCCAGGTTTCCTTTGGTGCAAAAGGAAATGGGATTACCTATGCCAATATGATGGCGATTAAAAAAGATTTAAAAGATGCTAGTGTGGAAGGAATTGACTTTACAACGAGCCCTAACAGAAGCTATCCAAATGGCCAATTTGCTTCTAGTTTTATTGGTTTGGCTCAACTTCATGAAAATGAGGATGGTAGTAAGAGTTTGTTAGGAACTTCTGGTTTGGAGAGTTCTTTAAATACTATTCTTGCTGGGACAGACGGTATTATTACCTATGAAAAAGACCGTGTAGGGAATATCGTACCAGGTACAGAACAGGTAGCGCAGCAGACTGTAGATGGCAAGGATGTTTATACAACATTGTCTAGCCCGCTCCAATCTTTCATGGAAACTCAGATGGATGCCTTTCTAGAAAAAGTAAAAGGTAAGTATATGACCGCGACCTTGGTCAGTGCAAAGACTGGTGAAATCCTTGCTACCACTCAACGACCGACCTTTAATGCAGATACTAAAGAAGGAATTACTAAGGACTTTGTTTGGCGTGATATCCTTTATCAAAGTAACTATGAACCAGGCTCAACCATGAAGGTTATGACGTTAGCTGCTTCTATTGATAACAATACCTTCCCAGGCAGAGAATATTTCAATAGTAGTGAATTAAAAATAGCGGATGCGACGATTCGAGATTGGGACGTTAATGAAGGTTTGACCGGTGGTGGTATGATGACATTTTCTCAAGGGTTTGCTCACTCAAGTAATATTGGGATGACACTTCTTGAGCAGAAAATGGGTGATGCTACTTGGTTGGATTATCTAAACCGCTTTAAATTTGGGGTTCCAACTCGTTTTGGTTTGACAGATGAATATGCAGGCCAACTTCCAGCTGACAATATTGTTAATATTGCTCAGAGTTCATTTGGACAAGGGATTTCAGTAACTCAGACGCAAATGATTCGTGCCTTTACAGCCATTGCCAATGATGGCGTCATGCTAGAGCCTAAATTTATTACGGCCTTGTATGATCCAAATAATCAAACCGTTCGTAAATCTCAAAAAGAAATTGTAGGAAATCCCGTTTCGAAAGATGCAGCTAGCCAAACTCGTACTCACATGGTCTTGGTAGGAACGGATCCTAGATATGGAACTATGTATAATCATAGTACAGGAAAAGCAACTGTCAATGTTCCAGGTCAAAATGTAGCCCTCAAGTCTGGTACAGCCGAAATCGCTGACGAGAAAAATGGAGGCTACTTAGTTGGTTCTACCAACAACATTTTCTCAGTTGTGGCTATGAACCCTGCTGAAAATCCTGATTTTATCTTGTATGTAACGGTTCAACAACCTGAACATTATTCAGGTATCCAGTTGGGAGAATTTGCCAACCCAATCTTGGAGCGGGCTTCAGCTATGAAAGAATCTCTCAATCTTCAATCTCCAGCCAAGAATTTAGATAAAGTTACGACAGAATCTTCTTATGCAATGCCTAGCATCAAGGATATTTCACCCGGTGATTTGGCGGAAGCCTTACGCCGAAATATTGTGCAACCAATCGTTGTAGGTACTGGAACAAAGATTAAAGAGACTTCTGTAGAAGAAGGGACCAATCTTGCACCAAACCAACAAGTTCTCCTTTTATCGGATAAGGTAGAAGAAATTCCAGACATGTATGGCTGGAAAAAAGAGACTGCTGAGACCTTTGCTAAATGGTTGGATATTGAGCTGGAATTTGAAGGATCAGGTTCTGTTGTTCAGAAGCAAGATGTTCGGACTAATACAGCTATCAAAAACATTAAAAAAATTAAATTAACTTTAGGAGACTAA
- the ftsL gene encoding cell division protein FtsL, which produces MVDKKETTSQFLQNRIKKFSRVEKAFYLSIAFTALVLAVSIIFMQTRLLQVQSDLTKINAQIEEKKTELDDAKQEVNELIRSERLKEIADKKDLKLNNENIRTAE; this is translated from the coding sequence ATGGTAGATAAGAAAGAAACAACCAGTCAATTCTTGCAGAATCGTATAAAAAAATTCTCACGTGTGGAGAAGGCTTTTTATCTTTCCATCGCTTTTACGGCTCTCGTTTTAGCAGTGAGCATCATCTTTATGCAGACACGACTCTTGCAAGTGCAAAGTGATTTAACAAAAATCAATGCGCAGATAGAGGAAAAGAAGACAGAGCTCGATGATGCTAAGCAGGAAGTGAATGAATTGATTCGTTCAGAGCGCTTGAAAGAAATTGCAGATAAAAAAGATTTGAAATTGAATAATGAAAATATCCGAACAGCGGAGTAA